From Passer domesticus isolate bPasDom1 chromosome 20, bPasDom1.hap1, whole genome shotgun sequence, one genomic window encodes:
- the DGKE gene encoding diacylglycerol kinase epsilon — MEGSGDASRAGADWRLAVWTLCSVLLPVLITAWCSFQRSRRQLLIRDIFRKSQHDWRYTDLFGQPSYCCVCAQHILRGAFCGCCGLRVCEACLKKAERRFLCKEILVRGAPGAPGSMPHHWVRGNVPLCSCCAVCRQQCGTQPKLCDYRCVWCQYTVHDECMVDCLRTEDCTFGEFRDLIIPPYYLSAINQMRKEKRTDYEKVGPYCRKHWMPVMVLANTRSGNNMGETLLGEFKMLLNPVQVFDLSKIAPAKALQLCTWLPCNAVRVLVCGGDGTVGWVLDAIDEMKIKGQERYIPQVAILPLGTGNDLSNTLGWGAGYAGEVPVEQILRNVMEADGIKLDRWKVQVTNKGYYNLRKPKVFTMNNYFSVGPDALMALNFHAHREKTPSLFSSRIINKAVYFFYGTKDCLVQQCKDLNKKVELELDGERIELPNLEGIIVLNIGYWGGGCRLWEGMGDEPYPLARHDDGLLEVVGVHGSFHCAQIQVKLANPVRLGQAHTVRLILKSSKMPMQVDGEPWAQGPCTVTITHKTHALMLYHSGEQTDDDDASSLSE; from the exons ATGGAGGGCTCGGgcgatgcctcccgggccggcGCCGACTGGCGCCTGGCCGTGTGGACGCTGTGCTCCGTGCTGCTGCCCGTGCTCATCACGGCCTGGTGCAGCTTCCAGCGCTCGCGGCGGCAGCTGCTGATCCGGGACATCTTCCGCAAGAGCCAGCACGACTGGCGCTACACGGACCTGTTCGGGCAGCCCTCGTACTGCTGCGTGTGCGCCCAGCACATCCTGCGCGGCGCCTTCTGCGGCTGCTGCGGGCTGCGCGTCTGCGAGGCCTGCCTCAAGAAGGCGGAGCGGCGCTTCCTCTGCAAGGAGATCCTGGTGAGGGGCGCCCCGGGAGCGCCCGGCTCCATGCCGCACCACTGGGTCCGGGGCAATGTCCCGCTGTGCAGCTGCTGCGCggtctgcaggcagcagtgcgGCACGCAGCCCAAGCTCTGCGACTACAG GTGTGTGTGGTGTCAGTACACTGTTCATGATGAATGCATGGTGGATTGTTTGAGGACTGAGGATTGTACATTTGGAGAATTCAGAGATTTAATTATTCCACCCTACTATTTGTCTGCAATCAACCAGATGCGTAAAGAGAAAAGAACCGACTATGAAAAG GTGGGCCCTTACTGCAGGAAACACTGGATGCCAGTAATGGTGCTGGCTAACACTCGTAGTGGAAACAACATGGGTGAAACTTTACTAGGAGAATTTAAAATGCTGCTGAACCCCGTTCAG gTTTTTGATCTCAGCAAAATTGCACCTGCTAAAGCTCTCCAGCTCTGCACGTGGCTGCCTTGCAATGCTGTCAGGGTTCTGGTCTGTGGTGGGGATGGCACAGTGGGCTGGGTCCTGGATGCAATTGATGAAATGAAGATAAAG GGGCAAGAACGATATATTCCACAAGTTGCAATTTTACCTCTGGGAACAGGGAATGACCTGTCTAATACACTGGGCTGGGGTGCAGGTTATGCTGGAGAAGTCCCTGTAGAGCAGATCTTACGAAATGTCATGGAGGCAGATGGAATCAAACTAGACAG GTGGAAGGTTCAAGTAACAAACAAAGGATACTACAACTTAAGGAAACCAAAG GTATTCACAATGAACAACTACTTCTCTGTAGGACCTGATGCTCTTATGGCTTTGAATTTCCATGCCCATCGTGAGAAAACTCCCTCTCTGTTTTCCAGCAGAATCATCAATAAG gctgtttattttttttatggaACCAAAGACTGCTTAGTACAACAATGTAAAGATCTTAACAAAAAAGTTGAG CTAGAGTTGGATGGTGAGAGGATTGAGTTGCCCAATTTGGAAGGCATCATTGTGCTGAATATTGGATACTGGGGAggtggctgcaggctctgggaagGAATGGGGGATGAACCTTATCCTTTGGCAAG aCATGATGATGGACTTCTGGAAGTTGTTGGTGTTCATGGTTCTTTCCACTGTGCCCAGATCCAGGTGAAGCTGGCAAATCCTGTTCGCCTAGGGCAGGCACACACAGTGAGG CTGATCCTGAAGAGCTCCAAGATGCCCATGCAGGTGGATGgggagccctgggcacaggggccCTGCACTGTCACCATCACTCACAAGACCCACGCCCTGATGCTGTACCACTCTGGGGAGCAGACAGATGATGATGATGCCTCCAGTCTGTCAGAGTGA